A single region of the Clostridia bacterium genome encodes:
- a CDS encoding DAK2 domain-containing protein: protein MIKSIDVKMLRDMISGACQNLAVYEQEINAHNVFPVPDGDTGTNMCATAASAAREIQAIKEEELSWEKFSSALSIGALRGARGNSGVILTQIFKGISDVTGETAGLLSLKNFSKALQQGAKVAYGAVNKPKEGTILTVIRVVAEESEKWASGRNACFETMMRKLLEKGNAILAETPNMLPVLKKAGVVDAGGMGLMRVLEGLTLVIEGKEIPKVAVKVAADEFDAGFAADVHDLDDIEFAYCTEFFVKNIRPRATESDIDKLRDKLARLGNSLICIGDLELVKVHVHTNNPGRALQYALDLGELDRVKIENMLEQNRKIKAEMEKNKKPIGMVAVCAGAGIKQIFKDLLVDVIVEGGQTMNPSVNEILSAINRVNADSVIVLPNNSNIILAAEKAMEMASRHCVVLPTKSVAAGIAAAIAFDQNASTEENVAAMKEAFESVKCAQVTTAVRSTKMDGLSLKEGDIIGLSDKKILTKGDSAIDVVSALVKKMGMDEMDVLNLYSGEGVTEEDVNAVVDRLAEDYPDLEVITYKGDQPHSFYILAAE from the coding sequence ATGATAAAAAGTATCGACGTTAAAATGCTTCGCGATATGATATCGGGAGCTTGCCAGAATCTCGCGGTCTACGAGCAGGAGATAAACGCGCATAACGTTTTCCCCGTTCCGGACGGAGACACCGGCACCAATATGTGCGCGACGGCGGCGAGCGCCGCGCGCGAGATCCAAGCAATCAAAGAAGAAGAACTCTCTTGGGAGAAATTTTCCTCGGCGCTTTCTATCGGCGCGCTTCGCGGCGCGAGAGGAAACAGCGGCGTTATCCTTACTCAGATCTTTAAGGGTATTTCGGACGTTACGGGAGAAACGGCGGGGCTCTTGTCTTTGAAGAATTTTTCGAAGGCTTTGCAGCAGGGTGCGAAAGTCGCTTACGGCGCAGTGAATAAACCGAAGGAAGGAACCATCCTTACCGTTATTCGCGTCGTCGCCGAAGAATCCGAAAAGTGGGCGTCCGGAAGAAACGCCTGTTTCGAGACGATGATGCGGAAACTCCTCGAAAAGGGCAACGCAATCCTCGCGGAGACTCCGAATATGCTTCCCGTCCTGAAAAAAGCCGGCGTCGTGGACGCGGGCGGCATGGGACTTATGCGCGTCCTCGAAGGCTTGACCCTCGTCATCGAAGGAAAGGAAATTCCGAAGGTCGCGGTCAAGGTCGCCGCGGACGAATTCGACGCGGGCTTCGCCGCGGACGTTCACGATCTGGACGATATCGAATTTGCCTATTGTACCGAGTTTTTCGTGAAAAACATTCGCCCGAGAGCCACGGAGTCCGATATCGACAAACTCCGCGACAAACTTGCCCGTTTGGGTAACAGTTTGATCTGTATCGGCGATCTCGAACTCGTCAAAGTCCACGTCCACACGAATAACCCCGGTCGCGCCTTGCAGTACGCGCTCGACCTCGGCGAACTCGATCGCGTCAAGATCGAGAATATGCTCGAACAAAACCGCAAGATCAAAGCGGAAATGGAAAAGAATAAAAAGCCGATCGGTATGGTCGCGGTTTGTGCGGGCGCTGGCATCAAACAGATCTTTAAGGATCTTTTGGTGGACGTGATCGTCGAAGGCGGGCAGACGATGAACCCGAGCGTAAACGAGATCTTGTCTGCGATCAACCGCGTAAACGCAGATAGCGTCATCGTCCTTCCGAATAACAGTAATATTATTCTCGCCGCCGAAAAAGCGATGGAAATGGCGAGCCGCCATTGCGTCGTTTTACCGACGAAGAGCGTCGCCGCCGGGATCGCCGCCGCGATCGCTTTCGATCAAAACGCTTCGACGGAAGAGAACGTCGCGGCGATGAAAGAAGCCTTCGAATCCGTCAAATGCGCGCAGGTCACGACCGCGGTCCGAAGCACGAAAATGGACGGGCTTTCTCTGAAAGAGGGCGATATCATCGGGCTTTCGGATAAAAAGATCCTGACGAAAGGCGACAGCGCGATCGACGTCGTTTCCGCGCTTGTCAAGAAAATGGGAATGGACGAGATGGACGTCTTGAATCTCTATTCGGGCGAAGGCGTTACGGAAGAGGACGTTAACGCCGTCGTGGATCGTCTTGCAGAAGATTATCCGGATCTCGAAGTCATTACTTATAAAGGGGACCAACCGCACTCCTTCTATATTTTGGCGGCTGAGTAA
- a CDS encoding Asp23/Gls24 family envelope stress response protein: MAVKTSNKYGKITVSDEAVAMCACRAASECYGVVELVSRRFTDSLASLFKQNGNTKGIRVTTVDNKIFIDVFVILKQGVLVDAVTESLRSVVTYSVEAFTGMRVMQVNVNVVGIKV, encoded by the coding sequence ATGGCTGTAAAGACTTCCAACAAATACGGCAAAATCACCGTGTCGGACGAAGCCGTGGCAATGTGCGCTTGTCGCGCCGCCTCGGAATGTTACGGCGTGGTCGAGCTCGTTTCGAGAAGATTTACCGATTCTCTCGCTTCTTTATTCAAACAAAACGGCAACACCAAAGGAATACGCGTTACGACCGTCGATAATAAGATCTTTATCGACGTTTTCGTGATTTTGAAGCAGGGGGTGCTCGTTGACGCGGTCACCGAATCTCTTCGCTCGGTCGTGACCTATTCCGTCGAGGCGTTTACGGGAATGCGCGTGATGCAGGTGAACGTAAACGTCGTCGGCATTAAGGTTTAG
- the rpmB gene encoding 50S ribosomal protein L28: protein MSRVCSVCGKSKMSGNTVSHSNRKAPTHWNANIQKVSVVDENGTVSKKYVCTRCLRNGAVQRKAN from the coding sequence ATGTCGAGAGTTTGCAGCGTATGCGGAAAAAGTAAAATGAGCGGAAACACGGTGAGCCACAGCAACCGTAAAGCACCGACCCATTGGAACGCGAACATTCAAAAGGTCTCCGTCGTCGATGAGAACGGCACGGTTTCCAAGAAGTACGTCTGCACGAGATGCCTGAGAAACGGCGCCGTGCAAAGAAAGGCGAACTAA
- a CDS encoding thiamine diphosphokinase encodes MKKAAIVLSQKFKRMLPSDFVIAADEGYLRALENKIRPDLVVGDMDSLGFVPKDIGVLTVQAEKDFSDGELAIREAILRNYFFIDIYGGWGGRPDHSLYNLHLLKLARDLGATAVLRGDDFDLYYLDGNLFLDVAAGDVLSIVPFSETVHIIKAKGLKYPADGAVLTKSDTLGLSNECTENSVFVSVKEGSALLYHKFG; translated from the coding sequence ATGAAAAAAGCGGCGATCGTCCTGTCGCAAAAATTCAAACGGATGCTGCCCTCGGATTTCGTGATCGCCGCGGACGAAGGCTATCTTCGCGCTCTCGAAAACAAGATCCGCCCCGATCTCGTCGTCGGGGATATGGACAGTCTCGGCTTCGTCCCGAAGGATATAGGCGTCTTGACCGTTCAAGCCGAAAAGGATTTTTCGGATGGGGAACTCGCGATCCGCGAGGCGATCCTGCGGAATTATTTCTTTATCGATATTTACGGCGGATGGGGCGGCAGACCCGACCATTCGCTTTATAATCTTCACCTTTTGAAACTCGCCCGCGATCTCGGCGCGACCGCCGTCCTTCGCGGAGACGATTTCGATCTTTACTATCTCGACGGGAATTTGTTTTTGGACGTGGCAGCGGGAGACGTTTTATCGATCGTACCTTTTTCGGAAACCGTGCATATAATAAAGGCGAAAGGGCTCAAATACCCTGCGGACGGTGCCGTCCTGACCAAAAGCGACACGCTCGGATTGTCCAACGAATGCACGGAAAACTCGGTGTTCGTCAGCGTAAAGGAGGGAAGCGCACTGCTTTATCATAAATTCGGATAA
- the rpe gene encoding ribulose-phosphate 3-epimerase, whose product MSSVKVAPSILSGDFANMGETVENVEKWGADLVHCDVMDGRFVPNITFGMPMIKAIRPHTNLPLDVHLMIVEPELYVERFCDAGADFVTFHPEASKNPRETLLKIKNKGVKCGLVVNPDKDFSLVKDYMDLVDMIVLMGVFPGFGGQSYIETVDENIKVLAEEIKKSGRDILLELDGGVTLGNAAKFRDLGITVLVAGSATFKADDKVAAIKVMRG is encoded by the coding sequence ATGAGTTCTGTTAAAGTTGCTCCGTCGATTTTGTCGGGTGATTTCGCGAATATGGGCGAGACGGTGGAAAACGTCGAAAAGTGGGGAGCGGATCTCGTCCACTGCGACGTTATGGACGGAAGATTCGTCCCGAATATCACGTTCGGGATGCCGATGATCAAAGCGATCCGTCCGCACACGAATTTGCCGCTCGACGTGCATTTGATGATCGTCGAACCCGAATTGTACGTCGAACGCTTTTGCGACGCGGGCGCGGATTTCGTGACCTTCCATCCGGAAGCGTCGAAGAATCCGAGAGAGACGCTTTTGAAAATCAAAAATAAGGGCGTGAAATGCGGGCTCGTCGTCAATCCCGACAAGGATTTTTCGCTTGTGAAAGACTATATGGATCTCGTCGATATGATCGTCCTGATGGGAGTTTTCCCGGGATTCGGCGGTCAGTCTTATATCGAAACCGTGGATGAGAATATCAAAGTCCTCGCCGAAGAGATCAAAAAGAGCGGGCGCGATATCCTTTTGGAACTGGACGGCGGCGTAACGCTCGGCAACGCCGCGAAATTCCGCGATCTCGGGATCACCGTCCTCGTCGCCGGAAGCGCGACCTTCAAAGCGGATGATAAGGTCGCCGCGATCAAGGTGATGCGCGGATGA
- the rlmN gene encoding 23S rRNA (adenine(2503)-C(2))-methyltransferase RlmN produces the protein MKLLADLTLDELKETMLSLGEKPFRAEQIYLGVQQGKEPEDISTISAALKQKLSSEGFVSTGMKIFRSFRSEIDDTVKFLFSLWDGDMVEGVLMRYKYGNTLCVSTQVGCRMNCAFCASGLNGLKRNLSAGEILGEVILANAFDGGDLKNRKITNIVLMGSGEPLDNYDNVVKFLRLVNAEKGLNVSYRNISLSTCGLLEKFDRFIEEDIPVTMTFSLHAARDEVRSSIMPINKRYGVSDVIAAAKRWFEKTKRRVVFEYSLIKGVNDGEKDAAALIEKVKGFPCIVNLIVLNFVKERGLEGTSRKDAYRFQGLLEKGGVEATVRRTMGADIEGACGQLRAKYQQE, from the coding sequence ATGAAACTGCTTGCCGATCTTACGCTTGATGAGTTAAAAGAAACGATGCTTTCGCTCGGAGAAAAACCTTTCCGCGCGGAGCAGATCTATCTCGGCGTTCAGCAGGGTAAAGAGCCCGAGGATATTTCGACGATCTCCGCGGCTTTGAAGCAAAAACTTTCGAGCGAAGGTTTCGTCTCGACCGGAATGAAGATATTCCGTTCTTTTCGCTCCGAGATCGACGATACCGTAAAGTTTCTGTTTTCTTTGTGGGACGGCGATATGGTCGAAGGCGTTTTGATGCGCTATAAGTACGGAAACACGCTTTGCGTTTCTACGCAGGTCGGTTGTCGAATGAATTGCGCGTTTTGCGCGTCGGGGCTAAACGGACTCAAACGAAACCTGTCCGCGGGCGAGATCCTCGGCGAGGTCATCCTCGCAAACGCGTTCGACGGCGGCGATCTCAAAAATCGGAAGATCACGAATATCGTCTTAATGGGGAGCGGGGAACCCTTGGATAACTATGACAACGTCGTAAAATTCCTTCGCCTCGTAAACGCCGAAAAAGGGCTGAACGTCAGCTATCGGAATATCTCGCTTTCGACGTGCGGACTCTTGGAGAAATTCGACCGTTTCATCGAAGAAGATATCCCCGTGACGATGACCTTTTCTCTGCACGCCGCGCGGGACGAAGTCCGTTCGTCCATTATGCCGATCAATAAAAGATACGGCGTTTCTGACGTGATCGCCGCGGCAAAACGCTGGTTCGAGAAGACCAAACGGCGCGTCGTCTTCGAGTATTCCCTGATAAAGGGCGTCAACGACGGCGAGAAGGACGCCGCCGCGTTGATCGAAAAAGTAAAAGGGTTTCCGTGTATCGTGAATTTGATCGTTTTGAACTTCGTTAAAGAGAGGGGTCTCGAAGGGACGAGCCGTAAAGACGCGTATCGTTTTCAGGGTCTTCTCGAAAAGGGCGGCGTGGAAGCCACGGTTCGCCGAACGATGGGCGCGGATATCGAAGGCGCGTGCGGACAGCTTCGCGCAAAATATCAACAGGAATAG
- a CDS encoding methyltransferase domain-containing protein, producing the protein MRGLVEAYGALTDVFVRKAFVGEAVKKQGAALSASKGSLRLTYGVIEHTYLFDYQISRLVSKAPKTSVAVLLKMGMYAIKYMDDVPAFAAVDEIVKTACTVGKSGVKGFLNAVLRKYAAEGVDLIPEGKLERLSAESNRPVWLVKRYIRELGEEKARELLFAKGTSATHVRASVSFGKGNLRAALQAKGIAFEETAYGFLIRSVGALSDLFEEGKATAMSLGSAEICEAALPVSGDALDCCAAPGGKSVYLAERIKGTVTATDLYPHRVELIKKYAERMNVKNVRAEVRDQTEFCPAFEGAFSLVLLDAPCSGFGTLPSNPDVVLFKTESDVDALARLQRALLENVSRYVSAGGKLVYSTCSDLPSECGENVRAFLAENAAFALKNEKYTEINEKGGEGFYFAVLEKK; encoded by the coding sequence ATGAGAGGGCTCGTCGAGGCGTACGGCGCGCTGACGGACGTTTTCGTCCGAAAAGCGTTCGTCGGAGAAGCGGTCAAAAAGCAAGGCGCGGCGCTATCCGCGTCCAAAGGAAGCCTGCGCTTGACCTACGGCGTCATCGAGCATACCTATCTTTTTGATTATCAGATCTCCCGCCTCGTTTCGAAAGCTCCGAAAACGTCGGTCGCCGTTCTTCTCAAAATGGGAATGTACGCGATCAAATATATGGACGACGTTCCCGCGTTCGCCGCGGTGGACGAAATCGTCAAGACGGCTTGCACGGTCGGAAAAAGCGGCGTCAAAGGCTTTTTGAACGCCGTTCTCCGAAAGTACGCCGCAGAGGGTGTCGACCTTATTCCGGAAGGGAAGCTCGAAAGGCTCTCCGCGGAAAGCAATCGCCCCGTTTGGCTCGTAAAGCGATATATTCGAGAACTCGGAGAAGAAAAGGCAAGGGAGCTCCTTTTTGCGAAAGGAACTTCCGCGACGCACGTTCGCGCTTCCGTTTCCTTCGGAAAAGGGAACCTTCGCGCCGCGCTTCAAGCAAAAGGAATCGCTTTTGAAGAGACGGCCTACGGCTTTTTGATCCGATCGGTCGGCGCGCTTTCCGATCTTTTCGAGGAAGGAAAAGCGACGGCGATGAGCCTTGGCAGCGCGGAGATCTGCGAAGCCGCGCTCCCCGTTAGCGGCGACGCGCTCGATTGTTGCGCCGCGCCCGGGGGAAAAAGCGTCTATCTCGCGGAGCGGATCAAAGGGACGGTCACGGCGACCGACCTTTATCCGCATCGCGTGGAATTGATAAAAAAATACGCGGAAAGAATGAACGTTAAAAACGTTCGCGCGGAGGTTCGGGATCAGACGGAATTTTGTCCCGCGTTCGAAGGCGCGTTTTCGCTCGTTCTTTTGGACGCGCCTTGCTCGGGCTTCGGGACGCTTCCTTCGAATCCGGACGTCGTCTTGTTTAAGACGGAATCCGACGTGGACGCGCTCGCGCGTTTGCAGCGTGCGCTCCTCGAAAACGTTTCGCGTTACGTTTCCGCGGGGGGTAAACTCGTCTATTCGACTTGCTCCGATCTTCCGTCCGAGTGCGGAGAGAACGTTCGCGCGTTTCTCGCGGAAAACGCCGCGTTCGCGCTGAAAAACGAGAAATACACCGAGATCAATGAAAAGGGCGGCGAAGGATTCTATTTCGCCGTTTTGGAGAAGAAATGA
- the fmt gene encoding methionyl-tRNA formyltransferase encodes MKVLFLGTPDFAIPSLRAIASSAHEILAVITQPDKEGNRRVMTPPPVKVEAEKLGLKVYQFNSLRKEGVELVRSLAPDVMVTAAFGQILSQEILDIPKFGTLNVHGSLLPLYRGSSPIQSCLLNDDSVTGVTIMKTALEVDAGDVLLKKEIPISDEDTAGTLFDKIAEIGAAAIVEALDLVEKGEAVYTPQDHSQATFCKMIRKTDAVIEKTENAKNALLKIRAYDPWPVAYVFVDGERIKIYSASAAEKRGREGTFYASDGDPVLNLADGAIRLRSIQKEGKKRMSGREYLIGHADLLNKEIR; translated from the coding sequence ATGAAAGTTTTGTTTCTCGGAACTCCCGATTTTGCGATTCCTTCGCTTCGCGCGATCGCTTCGTCCGCGCACGAGATCCTCGCCGTGATCACGCAACCCGATAAAGAGGGAAATCGCCGCGTGATGACTCCGCCGCCCGTCAAGGTCGAAGCGGAAAAACTCGGGCTTAAAGTCTATCAATTCAACAGTCTTCGGAAAGAAGGCGTCGAACTCGTCCGTTCGCTCGCGCCCGACGTGATGGTGACGGCGGCGTTTGGGCAGATCCTCTCTCAGGAGATCCTCGATATTCCGAAATTCGGGACGCTGAACGTCCACGGTTCGCTTCTTCCTTTGTATCGCGGATCGAGCCCGATCCAGTCTTGCCTTTTGAACGACGACAGCGTTACGGGCGTAACGATCATGAAGACGGCGCTCGAAGTGGACGCGGGCGACGTCCTTTTGAAAAAAGAGATTCCGATCTCGGACGAAGATACCGCGGGAACGCTTTTCGATAAGATCGCGGAGATCGGGGCGGCGGCGATCGTCGAAGCGCTCGACCTCGTGGAAAAGGGCGAGGCGGTCTATACCCCGCAGGATCATTCCCAAGCGACTTTTTGCAAAATGATCCGCAAAACGGACGCGGTGATCGAAAAGACCGAGAATGCGAAAAACGCGCTTTTGAAGATTCGCGCGTACGATCCGTGGCCCGTGGCATACGTCTTCGTCGACGGTGAAAGGATCAAGATCTATTCCGCTTCGGCGGCGGAAAAGCGCGGAAGAGAAGGAACTTTTTACGCGTCGGACGGCGATCCCGTTCTGAATCTCGCGGACGGAGCGATCCGCCTTCGTTCGATCCAAAAAGAGGGAAAGAAAAGGATGTCGGGACGCGAATATTTGATCGGTCACGCCGATCTTTTGAATAAGGAAATCCGATAA
- the def gene encoding peptide deformylase, whose translation MAIRDIVKDGEPLLRKKSRPVDSFDSKLFALLDDMLETMRAADGVGIAAPQVGILRQAVICEMETEDPEEREILEMINPSIVKKSGKQIGAEGCLSVPGKRCDVQRPKSVTVKFQNRKGEKIERTFTDFNAVVASHEIDHLSGVLFYDKEVKVKKK comes from the coding sequence ATGGCTATCAGAGATATCGTAAAAGACGGAGAACCTTTGCTCCGCAAAAAATCAAGACCCGTCGACTCTTTCGACTCGAAATTGTTCGCTCTTTTGGACGATATGCTGGAAACGATGCGCGCGGCGGACGGCGTCGGCATCGCCGCTCCCCAAGTCGGCATTTTGCGCCAAGCCGTGATCTGCGAAATGGAAACCGAGGACCCCGAAGAAAGAGAGATCCTCGAAATGATCAATCCTTCGATCGTCAAAAAAAGCGGAAAGCAGATCGGCGCGGAAGGGTGCCTGTCCGTTCCCGGAAAGCGGTGCGACGTCCAACGCCCGAAAAGCGTTACGGTCAAATTTCAAAACAGAAAAGGAGAAAAGATCGAGCGCACGTTTACGGATTTCAACGCCGTCGTCGCGTCTCACGAGATCGATCACCTGTCCGGCGTCCTCTTTTACGACAAAGAAGTCAAAGTAAAAAAGAAATAG
- the priA gene encoding primosomal protein N' — MIAEVIVDISTSEIDRIFDYSVPNDMPVSAGDRVKVPFGRQKTEGFIVRLKETSDCSHELKPILSKLDDFTAVLPEMISLMWEMSEKNNLRLVDVLRLFIPAMMRGGRVREIKRHFVTLSEGVTEEIALSKLKPNAVNQRAIVAEIGQSGEWAAILGEKFGFSAISALAEKGLVSVKDVTRRRAPRVNPMPDKRVELTEEQKKAVETIMRGKQSENLLFGVTGSGKTEIYLACIGEVIAAGKTAIMLVPEISLTPQMMGRFRARFGDKVAVLHSGLSDGERYDEWLRLLRGEAVIAVGARSAVFAPLKNVGIIIIDEEHDGSYISEGNPRYVTHEVARFRRGFNDAKLVLGSATPSLETYRSAIEGKIGLIPLKNRVHNTKMPKVEIVDMCGEIRSGNNSILSARLEEEIGRSLEQKNQSMIFINRRGFASFMICKKCGKVIKCDDCDVSLTWHKEDNLLKCHYCGKPYPVPEKCPFCGESDMRLGRVGTEKVAEILKQRFPGVRILRMDRDTTRKKGSYDEILSAFRMGEADILVGTQMIVKGHDFPNVTLVGILDADMSLYYEDYHSAERTFQLVTQMSGRAGRADKEGLVILQTYSPRHYVFAYSRDNDYPSFYKKEINIREVTAFPPFTKIVRVLVVSESEERALELTKSMLAKIRAYQKETPSDFVAVAGMKSPVKRIENKYRYQILMRLTREREDVTLKKIYEIVNAEEKKGAQVFVEINPQNMN; from the coding sequence TCACGAATTAAAACCCATTCTTTCCAAATTGGACGATTTTACGGCGGTCCTACCCGAGATGATCTCTTTAATGTGGGAGATGAGCGAAAAGAACAACCTTCGCTTGGTGGACGTGTTGCGCCTCTTTATTCCCGCGATGATGCGGGGCGGGCGGGTGCGCGAGATCAAGCGCCATTTCGTGACGCTGTCCGAAGGCGTGACCGAGGAGATCGCGCTTTCGAAGTTGAAACCGAACGCCGTCAATCAAAGAGCGATCGTAGCGGAGATCGGGCAAAGTGGAGAATGGGCGGCGATCCTCGGCGAAAAATTCGGGTTTTCCGCGATCTCCGCGCTTGCGGAAAAAGGGCTCGTCTCGGTCAAGGACGTAACGCGTCGCCGCGCGCCCCGTGTAAATCCGATGCCCGATAAAAGAGTCGAACTCACCGAAGAGCAGAAGAAAGCGGTCGAGACCATTATGCGCGGCAAGCAAAGCGAAAACCTTCTTTTCGGCGTTACGGGAAGCGGGAAGACCGAGATCTATCTCGCTTGTATCGGCGAAGTCATCGCAGCGGGTAAAACCGCGATTATGCTCGTCCCGGAAATTTCTCTGACGCCGCAAATGATGGGTCGATTCCGCGCTCGTTTCGGCGATAAAGTCGCGGTCTTACACAGCGGACTTTCGGACGGCGAACGTTACGACGAATGGCTCCGTTTGCTTCGCGGAGAAGCCGTGATCGCGGTCGGCGCGCGCTCCGCGGTCTTCGCTCCTTTGAAAAACGTCGGGATCATCATTATCGACGAAGAGCACGACGGCAGCTATATCAGCGAAGGCAACCCGCGTTACGTTACTCACGAGGTCGCGCGATTCCGCAGGGGATTCAACGACGCGAAGCTCGTCCTCGGCAGCGCGACGCCGTCGCTCGAAACCTATCGAAGCGCGATTGAGGGAAAGATCGGATTGATCCCTTTGAAAAATCGCGTGCATAACACGAAAATGCCCAAAGTCGAGATCGTCGATATGTGCGGCGAGATCCGAAGCGGGAATAATTCGATCCTGTCCGCCCGACTCGAAGAGGAGATCGGTCGCTCGCTCGAACAAAAGAATCAAAGCATGATCTTTATCAATCGCCGCGGGTTTGCGTCCTTTATGATCTGCAAGAAATGCGGAAAGGTTATAAAGTGCGACGATTGCGACGTTTCGTTGACTTGGCATAAAGAGGATAACCTCTTAAAATGTCATTACTGCGGGAAGCCTTATCCCGTTCCCGAAAAGTGTCCTTTTTGCGGAGAAAGCGATATGAGGCTCGGCAGAGTCGGGACGGAGAAAGTCGCGGAGATCTTGAAACAGCGTTTTCCCGGCGTCCGCATTCTTAGAATGGATCGCGACACCACGCGGAAGAAAGGAAGCTACGACGAGATCCTTTCCGCGTTTCGTATGGGCGAAGCGGATATTCTCGTCGGGACGCAAATGATCGTAAAAGGTCACGATTTTCCGAACGTTACGCTCGTCGGCATTTTGGACGCGGATATGAGCCTCTATTACGAGGATTATCACAGCGCGGAACGGACGTTTCAGCTCGTCACGCAGATGAGCGGAAGAGCAGGCAGGGCGGATAAAGAAGGTCTCGTGATCCTGCAAACTTATTCTCCGCGGCATTACGTTTTCGCGTATTCCCGCGATAACGACTATCCGTCCTTTTACAAAAAGGAAATCAATATCCGCGAGGTAACGGCGTTTCCGCCGTTTACGAAGATCGTTCGCGTCCTCGTCGTCAGCGAAAGCGAAGAGCGCGCGCTCGAACTGACGAAATCGATGCTCGCCAAGATTCGCGCGTATCAAAAGGAGACCCCGTCGGATTTCGTGGCGGTCGCGGGTATGAAATCGCCGGTCAAGCGGATCGAAAATAAATATCGCTATCAGATTTTGATGCGTCTGACGCGCGAAAGGGAAGACGTGACTTTGAAAAAGATCTATGAGATCGTCAATGCGGAGGAGAAGAAAGGCGCGCAAGTGTTCGTCGAGATCAATCCGCAGAATATGAACTGA